The Cryptococcus neoformans var. neoformans B-3501A chromosome 4, whole genome shotgun sequence genome has a window encoding:
- a CDS encoding hypothetical protein (Match to EST gb|CF193012.1|CF193012; HMMPfam hit to SNARE, SNARE domain, score: 49.6, E(): 8.7e-12) produces the protein MSAITSSHNDAPDMATDPYTDLKREVEASLSTIHSLTQNHPDIFRKSSSPEIVQAQDELRGTLSMLETDVEDLEESVRVVEDMGERWGLGTNEVHKRRDFAQRVKREVEMLVKKQDDTLGIISGTLHTLASQAGLIGHEVHEQNEMLDDLSTRVEHTDSKLRKVQRTMGDFIRRNEGESLEFQCYRKDLLTARAETKSGWCILILIIVLMILLLLVIIT, from the exons ATGTCGGCTATCACCAGCTCACACAACGACGCACCAGACATGGCCACAGATCCATACACAGACCTCAAACG CGAGGTAGAAGCGTCTCTGTCTACCATACATTCTCTCACACAGAATCACCCCGATATATTCCGCAAGTCATCCTCGCCAGAGATCGTCCAGGCTCAGGATGAACTACGCGGAACACTCTCCATGCTCGAGACGGATGTGGAAGATCTGGAGGAGAGTGTACGGGTAGTAGAGGATATGGGCGAGCGATGGGGTCTAGGCACAAATGAAGTGCACAAAAGGAGGGACTTTGCACAAAGAGTGAAGAGAGAGGTGGAA ATGTTGGTCAAGAAGCAAGACGATACTTTGGGCATTATATCAGGCACCCTCCATACTCTGGCAAGCCAAGCGGGTCTTATAGGGCATGAAGTGCATGAACAAAATGA GATGCTCGATGATCTCTCGACCAGGGTAGAACATACAGATTCAAAGTTGAGAAAGGTTCAACGAACGATGGGAGACTTTATCCGGCGTAATGAAGGTGAGTCCTTGGAATTCCAATGTTACCGAAAAGATCTGCTCACAGCGAGGGCAGAAACAAAGAGTGGATGGTGTATATTGATATTAATCATTGTTCTCATGATCTTACTGTTACTTGTAATTATCACATGA
- a CDS encoding hypothetical protein (HMMPfam hit to G_glu_transpept, Gamma-glutamyltranspeptidase, score: 570.9, E(): 1e-168) — MPPIAASPPNHDENAPLLASPSLEAGTTGPPTPSPPWQFWNRPPFRRVHFADHDQFVSPASAHSESELSADGNGGYGTNPKYPRQPLQQEEKMGQWMMYCLLVLVGMVFGALFSRNWSIKGDAGDMPMVPPVWTLPPPTGLPRNDAYLINATTAAVASEDVTCSNLGLSIMQDKNGSAVDAAITTTLCIGLLNAFSSGIGGGGFMVVRVPETHEVKDQALRDIGYDGELEESRVVALDFRETCPSNCEKDTYGTHKAGRMAAQVGGLAIGVPGELRGLEAAHKLYGTLPWKDVVMPVAELAKGWRVSRELARRLRLFGDFMLSSPTWSAVYAPRGPLLVEGDFIQRLNYGKTLKKIAEEGASAFYQGEIAESSVKTIAKAGGVMTLDDLQSFKALSYPAIHSTFMSKEIYTTSAPSSGGIMLGLLNILEPLNITSNNGLKNPLNLHRFIEALKFAFGARSWVTDPAFAEDRKRLEEVYTKEWANEIREKITDNETHSADYYGLQYDTPIDHGTTHLSVVDKWGGAASVTSTINLIWGSHVMDPKTGIIFNDEQDDFAVPGAPDAFGLWPSPWNYPAPGKKPLSSTSASIILNPATGSSPSPSLYAVVGGSGGSRIFPSVAQVLLNLFSGLGISQSIEAYRVHNQIVPDLTTMEVGPEGVDEEVVKGLKERGHKIGEFDVNIGISEVQAIVLEDGHIFASSDSRKNGIAAGY; from the exons ATGCCGCCCATTGCCGCTTCCCCGCCCAACCACGATGAGAACGCCCCGCTCCTTGCGTCCCCCTCCCTCGAAGCCGGTACCACAGGACCACCAACACCCTCCCCGCCATGGCAGTTTTGGAACCGTCCACCGTTCCGCCGCGTACATTTCGCTGACCATGACCAGTTTGTCTCCCCGGCCTCTGCCCATTCAGAAAGCGAATTAAGTGCGGATGGGAACGGGGGGTATGGCACCAATCCCAAATATCCTCGTCAACCGCTgcagcaagaagagaagatgggccAATGGATGATGTACTGTCTATTAGTACTCGTCGGCATGGTTTTCGGAGCCCTATTCTCCAGGAACTGGTCTATAAAAGGGGATGCCGGGGATATGCCCATGGTACCTCCGGTGTGGACATTACCTCCT CCCACCGGTCTCCCTAGGAACGACGCGTATCTTATCAACGCCACGACCGCTGCCGTCGCTTCTGAAGATGTCACCTGTTCCAATCTCGGTCTTTCCATCATGCAAGACAAGAATGGTTCGGCTGTCGATGCTGCCATCACTACAACTCTCTGTATCGGTCTCCTGAATGCTTTTTCTTCAGGTATCGGTGGAGGCGGCTTCATGGTTGTCCGCGTACCAGAGACGCACGAGGTAAAGGATCAAGCGCTACGTGATATTGGGTATGATGGTGAGCTGGAGGAAAGCCGAGTGGTTGCCTTGGACTTTAGAGAAACCTGCCCTTCGAACTGTGAGAAGGATACGTACgggactcacaaggcgGGAAGGATGGCTGCGCAGGTCGGTGGTTTGGCTATCGGTGTTCCGGGAGAGCTTAGAGGATTAGAGGCTG CGCATAAACTTTACGGGACTTTACCTTGGAAGGATGTAGTTATGCCTGTAGCGGAACTGGCCAAGGGATGGCGTGTATCCCGTGAACTTGCGAGGCGTCTTCGT CTTTTTGGCGACTTTATGCTATCCTCACCCACTTGGTCTGCAGTATATGCTCCCCGCGGGCCCTTGCTTGTGGAGGGCGACTTTATCCAGAGGTTGAACTATGGCAagactttgaagaagattgcaGAAGAGGGCGCTAGTGCATTTTATCAGGGCGAGATTGCTGAGAGCAGCGTAAAGACGATTGCCAAGGCCGGCGGTGTCATGACTTTGGATGAT CTTCAATCATTTAAAGCGCTTTCTTACCCTGCGATCCACTCCACCTTCATGTCCAAAGAGATTTACACGACCTCTGCGCCTTCTTCCGGCGGGATCATGCTCGGTCTGCTCAACATCCTTGAGCCGCTGAATATTACTTCCAACAACGGTCTCAAAAACCCTCTCAACCTCCATCGTTTCATTGAGGCGCTCAAATTCGCTTTCGGAGCTAGATCCTGGGTGACGGATCCCGCTTTTGCCGAGGACAGGAAGAGGCTTGAGGAAGTTTATACCAAGGAATGGGCTAATGAGATTAGAGAAAAAATTACAGAT AATGAGACACACTCTGCCGATTATTACGGGCTTCAGTACGATACCCCTATCGACCACGGGACTACCCACCTTAGCGTTGTAGACAAATGGGGCGGAGCGGCAAGTGTTACCTCGACG ATCAATCTTATTTGGGGAAGCCACGTTATGGATCCTAAAACTGGTATCATCTTCAACGACGAGCAGG ATGATTTCGCTGTCCCCGGCGCACCCGACGCATTCGGTTTATGGCCCAGTCCGTGGAACTACCCCGCGCCCGGCAAAAA ACCACTATCCTCCACATCcgcctccatcatcctcaacccCGCCACCGGctcatccccttctccctctttaTACGCCGTCGTCGGCGGTTCAGGCGGTTCCCGCATATTCCCGTCCGTCGCCCAAGTCTTGTTGAACCTCTTTTCAGGGCTTGGTATCTCCCAGTCGATCGAAGCGTACAGGGTGCATAACCAGATAGTGCCGGATCTGACTACTATGGAGGTGGGGCCGGAGGgggtggatgaagaggttgtcaaggggttgaaggagaggggTCATAAGATCGGGGAGTTTGACGTGAATATTGGTATTTCTGAAG TGCAAGCGATTGTGCTAGAGGATGGACATATATTTGCGTCGAGCGATTCTAGAAAGAACGGTATAGCTGCGGGTTATTAA
- a CDS encoding hypothetical protein (HMMPfam hit to TB2_DP1_HVA22, TB2/DP1, HVA22 family, score: 43.8, E(): 4.9e-10), with protein MDPTTQARPADDFFKSTEPSHAVPAPVPTPADINNQRQQQQQQQQNSAPEATGIRQRVNKLSHSVEDAASHPAVQNAKQVAVNQTRGLRERLGKSPTIMKLERRTGIDRVALVGGGVLLYILLIPVNIFHLALPTTQLLTVLPAAYLSAQVLDSSESSANDEKVKSLLSFFVVLGCIQTLESLMAGFLEKRIPQYYTVKLLFLAYLLHPKTQGAKKIHESVFRPLIKNRDSPLSPAKVYPSSTSKTDASATGSTNDSVPSRGEGTGTPPTSRSSNSNIASSPIHSNNPFTSDDSSPKAVPQTTSATSPPDFDRNFGALSSTFASSSGSENVTGHQAPTLAQLQATTGSAAADSSFPPPRVQAQQALAHAVQDSGVDTTEPIDPSRGDGNVTMADAEGQNFRVVNELH; from the exons ATGGACCCTACCACCCAAGCACGTCCCGCAGATGACTTTTTCAAATCCACAGAGCCATCGCATGCTGTCCCTGCTCCAGTCCCCACTCCCGCAGACATCAACAACCAgcgacagcagcagcagcaacagcaacaaaaTTCTGCACCAGAGGCAACTGGCATTCGTCAAAGGGTGAATAAGCTTTCGCACTCTGTCGAGGACGCTGCAAGCCACCCTGCTGTCCAAAACGCCAAACAAGTCGCTGTCAACCAGACCAGAGGTCTTCGAGAGAGGCTGGGAAAGAGCCCGACCATTATGAAACTGGAGAGGCGTACTGGCATCGACAGGGTCGCCCTTGTAGGTGGTGGCGTTCTGCT ATacattctcctcatccctgtcaacatcttccatctcgcACTTCCCACTACCCAGCTGTTGACAGTTCTTCCTGCTGCCTACCTTTCAGCCCAAGTGCTCGACTCTTCCGAAAGTAGTGCCAATGACGAAAAGGTTAAGTCTCTgctttccttctttgtgGTTCTCGGCTGCATCCAAACTCTTGAGAGCTTGATGGCCGGATTTTTAGAAAAGAGAATTC CCCAATATTACACTGTGAAGCTCTTGTTCCTTGCCTATTTGCTTCACCCGAAGACTCAG GGCGCAAAGAAGATCCACGAATCTGTCTTCCGCCCCTTAATCAAGAACCGCGACAGCCCTTTGTCCCCAGCCAAAGTTTATCCCAGCTCCACGTCTAAAACCGATGCCAGCGCTACCGGATCTACCAACGATTCAGTCCCCTCTCGCGGCGAAGGCACTGGCACACCACCCACAAGCAGATCATCCAACTCCAACATCGCCTCCAGCCCTATTCACTCTAACAACCCTTTCACATCCGACGACTCTTCTCCCAAGGCGGTCCCCCAAACTACCTCTGCTACCAGCCCTCCCGATTTTGACCGTAACTTTGGCGCTCTTTCTTCTACTTTTGCCTCCAGCTCTGGCTCTGAGAATGTTACCGGTCACCAAGCACCTACCCTTGCTCAGTTGCAGGCCACCACTGGAAGCGCCGCTGCcgactcttctttccctcctccccgaGTGCAGGCCCAGCAAGCTCTTGCTCATGCCGTGCAGGACAGCGGCGTTGACACCACCGAGCCTATTGACCCTTCCAGGGGGGACGGTAATGTGACAATGGCAGATGCGGAGGGTCAAAATTTCAGGGTCGTTAATGAACTCCATTAA
- a CDS encoding hypothetical protein (HMMPfam hit to Aldedh, Aldehyde dehydrogenase family, score: 593.8, E(): 1.3e-175), protein MPIRSPTSLSLKRSSHFTTATRRLHTSTPTLIAAASLSKKLQRFSPQLTPRLLAPNGSRTMSNWPKVTSENPLGLDDPSLFIQKGFINGQYVGTQSGKTFEVNDPASGKTIGTCPEMTVEDTRHAIEVAEKAFATFRNTSPVQRSNWLSELYRLYQASIKDIARLIVWENGKSWNDAMAEATYAGTFFSWFAGEALRTYGDVIPCSVPGTRNFSIKQPIGVVALLCPWNFPAAMIARKMGPALAVGCTSVIKTPSETPFTTLAIIELARRAGIPDGVINVITTDANLQDVGKELCTNPAVHKVSFTGSTRVGKILASQCSSTLKKMSLELGGNAPLIVFEDADIPTAVAGTIASKFRGSGQTCVCANRIYVHEAIYDEFAKKLAEKVAEFKVGPGFGEGVTHGPLIHSRQADKVEEHVQDAIKKGAKVLVGGKRGNGTEYIPTVLTNVSDECLIATEETFGPVAALFRFSSEEEVVARANRAEVGLAGYFFSRDSDRIWRVAEALETGMVGANTGMISQAVIPFGGIKESGYGKEGGRQGTEEYTITKLVAVGTSLHNMPK, encoded by the exons ATGCCAATAAGATCGCCcacttctctttccctcaaaAGATCCAGCCACTTCACAACTGCCACACGACGACTGCACACTTCCACACCTACCCTCATCGCTGCtgcctctctctccaaaaAGCTCCAACGTTTCAGCCCTCAGCTCACGCCCCGCCTTCTTGCACCAAACGGATCGCGAACAATGTCCAACTGGCCCAAAGTCACCTCTGAGAACCCC CTTGGTCTCGACgacccttctctcttcatccagaAGGGCTTCATCAACGGCCAGTATGTCGGTACCCAATCCGGCAAGACTTTCGAGGTCAACG ACCCTGCCTCTGGCAAGACCATCGGTACTTGCCCCGAGATGACCGTTGAGGACACTCGTCACGCTATCGAAGTCGCCGAAAAGGCCTTTGCCACTTTCCGTAACACCAGCCCTGTTCAGCGTTCCAATTGGCTCTCCGAGCTCTACCGTCTCTACCAGGCTTCTATCAAGGACATCGCCCGTTTGATCGTTTGGGAGAACGGCAAGTCTTGGAACGACGCTATGGCCGAGGCCACTTATGCCGgtaccttcttctcatgGTTCGCGGGTGAGGCTCTCAGGACCTATGGCGACGTCATTCCTTGCTCTGTCCCCGGTACCAGGAACTTTTCCATCAAGCAGCCCATCGGTGTTGTTGCTTTGCTTTGCCCATGGAACTTCCCCGCTGCTATGATTGCCAGGAAGATGGGTCCCGCTCTCGCTGTCGGATGCACTTCTGTCATCAAGACTCCTTCCGAGACTCCCTTCACTACTCTTGCCATCATCGAG CTTGCCCGACGAGCCGGCATTCCCGACGGCGTCATCAACGTCATCACCACTGACGCCAACCTCCAGGATGTCGGCAAGGAACTCTGTACCAACCCTGCCGTCCACAAGGTCTCCTTCACTGGTTCAACCCGAGTCGGCAAGATCCTTGCTTCTCAGTGCTCTTCAACCCTCAAGAAGATGTCTCTCGAGCTCGGTGGTAACGCTCCTCTCATTGTCTTTGAAGACGCCGACATCCCTACCGCCGTTGCCGGTACCATCGCTTCCAAGTTCCGAGGTTCAGGTCAGACTTGCGTCTGTGCCAACAGAATCTACGTCCACGAAGCCATCTATGACGAATTTGCAAAGAAGCTCGCCGAGAAAGTCGCCGAATTCAAGGTCGGTCCCGGTTTCGGAGAAGGTGTTACCCACGGTCCTTTGATCCATTCTCGGCAGGCCgacaaggtggaggag CACGTCCAAGATGCTATCAAGAAGGGCGCCAAGGTTCTCGTTGGTGGCAAGCGAGGAAATGGTACCGAATACATCCCCACCGTCCTCACCAATGTCAGCGACGAATGC TTGATCGCTACCGAGGAGACTTTCGGTCCCGTTGCAGCTCTCTTCCGATTCTCttctgaagaggaagttgTGGCGAGGGCCAACCGTGCCGAAGTCGGTCTTGCTGgctacttcttctccaggGACTCTGACAGGATCTGGAGGGTTGCCGAGGCCCTTGAGACCGGTATGGTCGGTGCCAACACCGGTATGATCTCTCAAGCCGTCAT TCCCTTTGGTGGTATCAAGGAGTCTGGTTATGGCAAGGAAGGCGGTCGACAAGGTACGGAGGAGTACACCATCACCAAGCTTGTAGCCGTCGGCACTTCATTGCACAACATGCCAAAgtaa
- a CDS encoding hypothetical protein (HMMPfam hit to UPF0029, Uncharacterized protein family UPF0029, score: 99.6, E(): 7.6e-27), producing the protein MAQYADSLADALASLKLPSGPEHLESQRRSAPEPLRDPHGTLLKSTPLTTQFIEHLLSEENFENDPNLAAIGYELEALLSIYGDESVRLAFTSRPPSRSSQLADIPNSERRGSQQWTDAVWNAEIGFTPGERIRYEVSLPVWEEGDTLEGVDPTLMPHKAPIMRILVSLPPTYPNSSPPQLQLLGRYLGSFAIDSGLFGNITRTYISSDGAPFNPGDVCVFEGLTHVQSLARTWYSQQLASGAAREAQRNPQITVSVSNSPEASDNEDAGYSRRLSPRPMFSYTRTASDTPPTEAMLRIEAGKDHGLKVWVSEEVVDRKSVFVGRAVKVTDERDVPLVVHELLGDKRVARAAHPAIYAYRIAKDVGGTAGKVYNTDYDDDGESQAGGRLRHLLEILELENVMIIVTRWYGGHKLGADRFKHISKVARDALEIGGFLDEKKDSGKGRKGKK; encoded by the exons ATGGCTCAGTACGCAGACTCTCTGGCGGACGCTCTCGCCAGCCTCAAGCTCCCTTCCGGTCCCGAACACCTCGAATCGCAGCGGCGCAGTGCCCCAGAACCATTACGTGATCCCCATGGAACCCTCTTAAAG TCAACTCCTCTCACCACCCAGTTCATCGAACATCTTCTATCGGAAGAAAATTTCGAGAACGACCCTAACCTCGCTGCAATTGGTTATGAACTCGAAGCTCTTCTGTCAATCTACGGTGATGAATCGGTTAGGCTTGCGTTTACATCCAGGCCTCCCTCAAGAAGCTCTCAACTCGCTGATATCCCCAATtctgaaagaagaggctcGCAGCAGTGGACGGACGCTGTTTGGAATGCGGAAATTGGTTTTACCCCTGGAGAACGGATTCGCTATGAAGTCAGTCTACCAGtgtgggaggaaggagatacCCTGGAGGGAGTAGATCCGACCCTCATGCCTCACAAAGCTCCTATTATGCGGATATTAGTTAGCTTGCCTCCAACTTATCCAAATTCAAGCCCACCGCAGCTTCAACTTTTGGGACGATATCTGGGCAGTTTCGCCATAGATAGTGGATTGT TCGGCAATATCACCCGCACCTACATATCTTCCGATGGCGCTCCCTTCAACCCTGGCGATGTCTGTGTTTTCGAGGGATTGACCCACGTCCAGTCTTTAGCTCGCACATGGTATTCCCAGCAACTCGCATCTGGAGCCGCCCGTGAAGCTCAGCGTAACCCCCAAATCACTGTCTCCGTGTCAAATTCTCCTGAAGCTTCTGATAACGAAGATGCCGGCTATTCCCGACGTCTCTCTCCTAGACCAATGTTCTCCTACACACGTACAGCAAGCGATACGCCACCAACAGAAGCAATGCTCCGAATCGAGGCTGGCAAGGATCACGGACTAAAAGTATGGGTGTCGGAAGAGGTTGTGGATAGAAAATCGGTGTTTGTTGGACGAGCAGTCAAAGTGACCGATGAACGAGATGTTCCATTAGTAGTGCACGAGCTCTTGGGAGATAAGAGAGTAGCTAGAGCAGCTCATCCAGCCATCTATGCTTATCGAATTGCCAAAGATGTGGGTGGAACAGCAGGGAAAGTCTACAACACTG ATtatgatgacgatggagaGTCACAGGCGGGCGGAAGATTACGCCATCTTTTGGAAATTTTAGAACTTGAGAACGTGATGATCATTGTCACGAGATGGTATGGCGGGCACAAGTTGGGTGCTGATAGGTTCAAACATATCAGTAAAGTTGCTAGAGATGCTTTAGAGATTGGTGGGTTtttggatgagaagaaggattcgggaaaggggagaaaggggaagaagtga